The following coding sequences lie in one Frigoribacterium sp. SL97 genomic window:
- a CDS encoding glucose PTS transporter subunit EIIB: MSKAQAMIDGLGGADNIEEIEGCITRLRTDVRDISLVDDAALKAAGATAVVHAGGSVQVIVGTIADSLAEDINDLLP; this comes from the coding sequence ATGTCGAAAGCACAGGCCATGATCGACGGACTCGGCGGCGCCGACAACATCGAGGAGATCGAGGGCTGCATCACGCGCCTCCGCACCGACGTCCGGGACATCTCGCTCGTCGACGACGCCGCCCTCAAGGCCGCGGGAGCCACCGCCGTCGTCCACGCGGGGGGCAGCGTCCAGGTGATCGTCGGCACGATCGCCGACTCGCTCGCCGAAGACATCAACGACCTGCTGCCGTGA
- a CDS encoding GntR family transcriptional regulator → MTDRITDGAVPKHEQLRSIVQRLAAGQQPGSAIASERQLMLEYGVSRITVREAVGQLVNEGWLTRVRGKGTFVAHRVVQSTLHLASFTDEMTKLGHVPSTIVLVKAETAPPPETAAALGLEAGASAFHVKRLRLADGVPVSIDDGWYPADRLPGLLDHDLSRSLYRTLDGDYATPITRATQTVSAEGADADVATLLGTSEGAPVMYFDRISFAGDVPLEHAKSWYRSDRYRLQMQVESGTTPD, encoded by the coding sequence ATGACCGACCGCATCACCGACGGAGCCGTGCCGAAGCACGAGCAGTTGCGCTCCATCGTGCAGCGGCTCGCGGCCGGTCAGCAGCCCGGCTCGGCGATCGCCAGCGAGCGCCAGCTCATGCTCGAGTACGGCGTCAGCCGGATCACGGTCCGCGAGGCCGTGGGGCAGCTCGTGAACGAGGGCTGGCTGACCCGCGTGCGGGGCAAGGGCACCTTCGTGGCCCACCGCGTGGTCCAGTCGACGCTGCACCTCGCCTCGTTCACCGACGAGATGACGAAGCTCGGCCACGTGCCGAGCACGATCGTGCTGGTCAAGGCCGAGACGGCTCCCCCGCCCGAGACGGCCGCGGCCCTCGGACTCGAGGCCGGCGCCTCGGCGTTCCACGTCAAGCGCCTGCGCCTCGCCGACGGCGTGCCGGTCAGCATCGACGACGGCTGGTACCCCGCGGACCGGCTGCCCGGGCTGCTCGACCACGACCTGAGCCGTTCGCTCTACCGGACCCTCGACGGCGACTACGCGACGCCGATCACCCGCGCGACCCAGACGGTCAGCGCCGAGGGGGCCGACGCCGACGTCGCCACGCTGCTCGGCACGAGCGAGGGCGCCCCGGTGATGTACTTCGACCGGATCTCGTTCGCCGGCGACGTCCCGCTCGAACACGCCAAGAGCTGGTACCGCTCCGACCGCTACCGCCTGCAGATGCAGGTCGAGTCGGGCACGACGCCCGACTGA
- a CDS encoding PTS transporter subunit EIIC, with product MTTTTESAPTKKRGSAAFAVLQRLGRSLMLPIAVLPAAGILLRLGQADLLGAIPGFETGASVIGAAGQAVFTWLPLIFAAGIAIGWAKKSDGSTALAAVVGYMVIDGVFKAMSPVVLAGRETPTGDPEVINYGVLAGIVMGILSAMIWQRFYRTKLPDFLGFFSGRRMVPILTAVTGLVVGVVMSFIYPLFNNALTGIGQAVASNDVVGSGIYGVANRLLIPTGLHHILNSVVWFLVGDYTNASGEIVRGDLNRFFAGDPSAGVFMTGFFPIFMFALPAAALAIWRHARPEKKKLIGGIMLSTALTAFITGITEPLEFSFMFVAWPLYVIHAVLTGTSMMLVNALDIHTGFTFSAGLIDYVLNFNISQNSIWLIPIGLGYAVVYYVLFSFVIKKWNLKTPGREDDDAAGAESVEAATKA from the coding sequence ATGACGACGACGACCGAGTCGGCCCCGACCAAGAAGAGGGGCTCGGCCGCCTTCGCGGTGCTGCAGCGCCTCGGGCGCAGCCTCATGCTGCCGATCGCGGTGCTCCCGGCGGCGGGCATCCTGCTGCGACTCGGGCAGGCCGACCTCCTCGGCGCGATCCCCGGCTTCGAGACGGGCGCCTCGGTGATCGGCGCAGCCGGGCAGGCGGTCTTCACCTGGCTGCCGCTGATCTTCGCGGCCGGCATCGCGATCGGCTGGGCGAAGAAGTCGGACGGTTCGACGGCCCTCGCCGCGGTCGTCGGCTACATGGTGATCGACGGCGTCTTCAAGGCCATGTCGCCGGTCGTTCTCGCGGGCCGTGAGACCCCGACGGGCGACCCCGAGGTCATCAACTACGGCGTGCTGGCCGGCATCGTGATGGGCATCCTCTCGGCGATGATCTGGCAGCGCTTCTACCGCACGAAGCTGCCCGACTTCCTCGGGTTCTTCTCGGGCCGTCGCATGGTGCCGATCCTCACCGCCGTCACGGGCCTGGTCGTCGGCGTCGTCATGTCGTTCATCTACCCCCTGTTCAACAACGCCCTCACCGGCATCGGCCAGGCGGTCGCGTCGAACGACGTGGTCGGCAGCGGCATCTACGGCGTCGCCAACCGCCTGCTGATCCCCACCGGCCTGCACCACATCCTCAACTCGGTCGTGTGGTTCCTGGTCGGCGACTACACCAACGCCAGCGGGGAGATCGTCCGGGGCGACCTGAACCGCTTCTTCGCCGGCGATCCGAGCGCCGGGGTGTTCATGACCGGGTTCTTCCCGATCTTCATGTTCGCCCTGCCCGCCGCGGCCCTGGCGATCTGGCGTCACGCCCGCCCCGAGAAGAAGAAGCTGATCGGCGGCATCATGCTGTCGACCGCGCTGACGGCGTTCATCACGGGCATCACCGAGCCGCTCGAGTTCTCGTTCATGTTCGTCGCCTGGCCGCTGTACGTCATCCACGCGGTGCTGACCGGCACGTCGATGATGCTGGTCAACGCACTCGACATCCACACCGGGTTCACCTTCTCGGCGGGGTTGATCGACTACGTGCTGAACTTCAACATCTCGCAGAACTCGATCTGGCTCATCCCGATCGGGCTCGGCTACGCGGTCGTCTACTACGTCCTGTTCAGCTTCGTCATCAAGAAGTGGAACCTCAAGACGCCCGGCCGCGAGGACGACGACGCCGCCGGCGCCGAGTCCGTCGAGGCCGCCACGAAGGCCTAG
- a CDS encoding PTS sugar transporter subunit IIA — protein sequence MTTVLSPVAGRVTALAEVPDAVFAGQLVGAGVAVEPSAPPGGGVVSVVSPVAGEIVKLHPHAFVVVDESGTGLLVHVGIDTVKLGGEGFELVVAEGATVAAGDVVVRFDPAVVAEAGYSAVIPVVVLDSAPDSVPQQAVGTTVASGEPLFDL from the coding sequence GTGACCACGGTCCTCTCGCCCGTCGCCGGCCGGGTGACGGCGCTCGCCGAGGTGCCCGACGCCGTCTTCGCCGGGCAGCTCGTGGGCGCGGGCGTCGCGGTCGAGCCGAGCGCGCCTCCTGGAGGGGGTGTGGTCTCCGTCGTCTCGCCCGTCGCCGGCGAGATCGTCAAGCTGCACCCGCACGCGTTCGTGGTCGTGGACGAGTCGGGCACCGGCCTGCTCGTGCACGTCGGCATCGACACGGTCAAGCTCGGCGGCGAGGGCTTCGAGCTCGTCGTGGCCGAGGGGGCGACCGTCGCGGCGGGCGACGTCGTCGTCCGCTTCGACCCGGCCGTCGTGGCCGAGGCGGGCTACTCGGCCGTCATCCCGGTCGTCGTGCTCGACAGCGCCCCGGACAGCGTCCCGCAGCAGGCCGTCGGCACGACCGTCGCCTCGGGGGAGCCCCTCTTCGACCTCTGA